A genome region from Vulpes lagopus strain Blue_001 chromosome 7, ASM1834538v1, whole genome shotgun sequence includes the following:
- the AP3D1 gene encoding AP-3 complex subunit delta-1 isoform X2 produces MALKMVKGSIDRMFDKNLQDLVRGIRNHKEDEAKYISQCIDEIKQELKQDNIAVKANAVCKLTYLQMLGYDISWAAFNIIEVMSASKFTFKRIGYLAASQCFHEGTDVIMLTTNQIRKDLSSPSQYDTGVALTGLSCFVTPDLARDLANDIMTLMSHTKPYIRKKAVLIMYKVFLKYPESLRPAFPRLKEKLEDPDPGVQSAAVNVICELARRNPKNYLSLAPLFFKLMTSSTNNWVLIKIIKLFGALTPLEPRLGKKLIEPLTNLIHSTSAMSLLYECVNTVIAVLISLSSGMPNHSASIQLCVQKLRILIEDSDQNLKYLGLLAMSKILRTHPKSVQAHKDLVLQCLDDKDESIRLRALDLLYGMVSKKNLVEIVKKLMSHVDKAEGTTYRDELLTKIIDICSQCNYQHITNFQWYISVLVELTRLEGTRHGHLIAAQMLDVAIRVKAIRKFAVSQMSALLDSAHLVASSTQRNGICEVLYAAAWICGEFSEHLQEPHQTLEAMLRPKVTTLPGHIQAVYVQNVVKLYASILQQKEQAAEPEAAQEVTQLMVDRLPQFVQSADLEVQERASCILQLVKHIQKLQAKDVPVAEEVSALFAGELNPVAPKAQKKVPVPEGLDLDAWINEPPSDSESEDEKPKAIFHDEEQRQAKQRQPEADEEELARRREARKQEQANNPFYIKSSPSPQKRYQDVPGVEHIPVVQIDLSVPLKVPGMPMSDQYVKLEEERRHRQRLERDKKRKKKKDKDKKGKPRRHGSLHTESDDDLAPAQQVDIVTEEMPENALPSDEDDKDPNDPYRALDIDLDKPLADSEKLPVQKHRNAETSKSPEKEDVPVVEKKVKKPKKKDKKHREKEREKKEKGKEARVEKEGEDLDFWLSTTPLPAAAPAPEEPGVNAVIAAPKEEDEEPQREEQGDEEDDEDNERDPGKKSSKHKKKKHKKEKEEKSKDKKKSKKKKPPGDEAAEPVENGALDEEPLPVRAHVQLLSPGREFLR; encoded by the exons gcaAAATACATCTCTCAGTGCATTGATGAAATCAAGCAAGAGCTGAAACAAGACAACATCGCAGTAAAAGCAAATGCAGTCTGCAAGTTGACCTAC TTACAGATGTTGGGATATGACATCAGCTGGGCTGCCTTCAACATCATAGAAGTGATGAGCGCCTCCAAGTTCACATTCAAG CGGATCGGCTACCTTGCTGCTTCCCAGTGCTTTCATGAGGGGACCGATGTCATCATGCTGACAACGAACCAGATCCGCAAG gACCTGAGCAGCCCCAGCCAGTACGACACTGGCGTTGCGCTGACTGGCCTGTCCTGTTTTGTTACCCCAGATCTTGCCAGAGACTTGGCCAACGACATCATGACACTG ATGTCACACACCAAGCCATACATCCGGAAGAAGGCTGTGCTGATCATGTACAAGGTGTTCCTGAAATACCCCGAGTCGCTGCGCCCTGCTTTCCCCCGCCTGAAAGAGAAGCTGGAGGACCCTGACCCTG GGGTGCAATCAGCAGCGGTCAATGTCATCTGTGAGCTGGCCAGGCGTAACCCCAAAAACTACCTTTCCCTCGCCCCACTGTTCTTCAAGCTGATGACCTCCTCAACCAACAACTGGGTCCTCATTAAAATTATCAAACTG TTTGGTGCTCTGACCCCTTTGGAGCCAAGGTTGGGCAAGAAGCTGATTGAACCTCTCACCAACCTGATCCACAG CACGTCTGCCATGTCCCTACTCTACGAGTGTGTGAACACCGTCATTGCAG TGCTCATCTCCCTGTCCTCTGGCATGCCTAACCACAGCGCTAGCATCCAG CTCTGTGTTCAGAAATTGAGGATATTGATAGAAGACTCTGATCAAAACC TGAAGTACCTGGGCCTGCTGGCCATGTCCAAGATCCTGAGAACACACCCCAAGTCTGTGCAGGCCCATAAGGACCTCGTCCTACAGTGTCTGGATGACAAGGACGAGTCCATCCGCCTACGGGCTCTCGACCTCCTGTACGGAATG gtatCCAAGAAGAACTTGGTGGAGATTGTCAAGAAGCTGATGAGCCATGTGGACAAGGCCGAGGGCACGACCTACCGCGACGAGCTGCTCACGAAGATCATCGACATCTGTAGCCAGTGCAACTACCAGCACATCACCAACTTCCAGTG GTACATCAGCGTCCTGGTGGAGCTGACCCGGCTGGAGGGCACCCGCCACGGCCACCTCATCGCTGCGCAAATGCTGGACGTGGCCATCCGTGTCAAGGCCATCCGCAAGTTTGCAGTGTCGCAGATGTCTGCGCTGCTCGACAGCGCCCATCTGGTGGCCAGCAGCACCCAGCGCAATGGCATCTGCGAGGTGCTCTATGCAGCCGCCTGGATCTGCGGGGAGTTCTCCGA GCACCTGCAGGAACCCCATCAGACCCTCGAGGCCATGCTGCGGCCCAAAGTCACTACCCTGCCCGGCCACATCCAGGCCGTGTATGTGCAGAATGTAGTCAAGCTGTACGCGTCCATCCTGCAGCAGAAGGAGCAGGCCGCGGAGCCAGAGGCGGCCCAGGAAGTCACGCAGCTCATGGTGGACCGGCTGCCCCAGTTTGTACAGAGTGCGGACCTGGAGGTCCAGGAGCGG GCGTCCTGCATATTGCAGCTAGTCAAACACATCCAGAAGCTTCAGGCTAAGGACGTGCCAGTGGCTGAAGAAGTGAGTGCCCTTTTCGCTGGGGAGCTTAACCCAGTGGCTCCCAAGGCACAGAAGAAAGTTCCAGTTCCTGAAGG CCTAGACCTGGATGCTTGGATCAATGAGCCACCCTCAGACAGTGAGTCTGAGGACGAGAAGCCCAAGGCCATCTTCCACGATGAGGAGCAGCGCCAGGCCAAGCAGCGGCAGCCTGAGGCGGATGAGGAGGAGCTGGCCCGG CGTCGAGAAGCCCGGAAGCAGGAACAGGCCAACAACCCATTCTACATCAAAAGTTCCCCGTCCCCCCAGAAG CGGTACCAGGACGTGCCTGGGGTGGAGCATATACCTGTGGTGCAGATAGACCTCTCGGTGCCCCTGAAGGTGCCAG GGATGCCCATGTCGGACCAGTACGTGAAGCTAGAGGAGGAGCGGAGGCACCGCCAGAGGctggagagggacaagaagagaaagaagaagaaggacaaGGACAAGAAGGGCAAGCCTCGGCGCCACGGCTCCCTGCACACAGAGAGCGATGATGACCTAGCCCCAGCGCAGCAGGTGGACATCGTCACCGAGGAGATGCCTGAG aaCGCTCTCCCTAGTGACGAGGACGACAAAGACCCCAACGACCCCTACAGGGCCCTGGACATCGACCTGGACAA gcccctaGCTGACAGCGAGAAGCTGCCTGTCCAGAAACACAGGAACGCGGAGACCTCCAAGTCTCCTGAGAAGGAGGACGTCCCCGTCGTGGAAAAGAAGGTCAAGAAGCCCAAGAAGAAAGAtaagaagcacagagagaaggagcgagagaagaaggagaaggggaaggaggcgAGGGTGGAGAAGGAG GGTGAGGACTTGGATTTCTGGCTGTCCACCACGCCGCTGCCTgctgcagccccggccccg gaagagcCTGGAGTGAATGCCGTCATCGCTGCCCCCAAGGAAGAGGATGAGGAAccccagagagaggagcagggtgACGAGGAAGATGATGAGGACAATGAGCGGGACCCTGGGAAG AAATCTTCCAAGCATAAGAAGAAGAAGcacaagaaggagaaggaggagaaatctAAAGACAAGAAGAAATCCAAGAAGAAAAAGCCTCCCGGCGACGAGGCAGCAGAGCCTGTCGAGAACGGCGCGCTTGATGAGGAGCCCCTCCCGGTGAGGG CCCATGTCCAGCTACTGTCTCCTGGCCGAGAATTCCTACGTTAA